The genomic region ACCACACAATGACCCGCTAGCTAATGGGCAATTTATTGGGTTAACGAATACAACGAATGTTGAAGCGATGACGTTGGCAATACTAGAAGGCGTGGCCTTTTCTTTATTAGATAGTCAAAACGCTTTGTACAGTGCGGGAAGTGCCGTAGATGAGCTTTCTTTAATTGGTGGTGGCGCGCGTTCTGCCTTGTGGCGTCAGATTATTGCTAATGTATTGAATAAGCTCCTTATTTATCGTGATGGCGGTGATGTAGGGCCAGGCTTGGGGGCAGCACGTTTGGCATTGTTAGGCGAGAAGCAAGGCCAAAATAAAAGCATTGAGTCGCTAATTACAGAATATTGCACCATGCCTGACGTATTAGAAGTGCATGAACCAGACTCTTCTTTAGGCGCTTATTATCAAGAGAAGTACGCTTTATACCAATCTCTTTACCAATCGACAAAAGACCTAAACGAAAAATTGATGCAATTGTCGTCTTAATAACGACAGTTGCTTTTTAATGATTCTAAGGCACAGTCGTATTATGAAACAGGCGCCGTGCCTTCAATGTGAATGTTGCTTTGTGTGCGGAAGTCTCTAGGCGTGACGCCTTTCAGCTCATGAAATCGGCGATTAAAGTTAGCAACATTGTTGAAGCCAACTTGAAAACAAATCGTTGCAATCTGTTGGTCTGTTTCGGTTAATAAGCTGCAAGCGCGGCTGACTCGTACGCGATTCACAAATTCAATAAATCGATTGCCTGTCGCCTTTTTAAAGAAGCGAGAAAAATGACTGTCAGACATACCGATCAAGCTTGCTACACTGGAAAGCGTAATATCTTGGCCGTAGTTTTGTGACACATAATCGACCACAGTATTGATTTTACGTTGCAGTGTTTCACTGGACTTTAAATCGATTTGCACTGTAGAAAGTAAGCGATAACTTCGACTTTGAGCCAGTTTTTGTAAGAGGGGGAGGGCGAGAATCAGTCTTGACAAGCCGCTAGAATCGCGCACTTTCTGGAAGATATCTTTTAGGTATTCGTGGTCTTGGTCAAAAAACTCAATGCCTGATTTTGCTCTCGCTAACATAGGCAATATTTCGGCGAGTTCGGGGATGATTTTCATACCATTTGAAAAAGACTCGTGATCAAAGCGAATCACCATGTCCCGAAGTTGAACATCTTCTTGGTCGTGTTGGCAGATCCAGTTATGAGGGAGTCGAGGTCCCGTTAAAATGAGTTGGCCTGGTGAGTAATTGCCTATGTAATCACCGACGAACACCTTGCCCGATGTCGCGACGATAAAATGTAGCTCGTAGTCATCATGGGCATGCCAGCGAATAAGATCACACGGATAGCCGTGTTCTAAATAGCGAATGGTTTCGTTATCTTCGACGATTTCGTATTCGGGTGTGATGCGTTTGGCGGTATTAGACATAATCTTCTCGCTCAGCAGATAAAATGACCACTCACTGCTTATTTTTTATTTTTAATAAAAATATACTCAAGAAACCAAGGAAGAGACAACTTTATCCACCTTGTTTTCTTGAGTTAGGCACTCTAATTAATGATAACTATCTAAGCATACTTTGCCATGCTTGTCTGAATTGCTTCAGAGAGCTGAGTTACAAAGTCAGGAAACTCTGTTGGCACATTGCCCCATAAAAAGCGATCTGTTGCAAAAGCTCGAATGCCCATTTCGTCATTGCTAAATGACGCTAGAGAGGCTTTATTTGGCTCATGGTAAGGCGTATTTAGCTTGCCTTGACTAGATAGTTGAATAAAAGCAAACCAGCTAGCGATGCCTTGGATGGTTTTTACGGGAGTGCGGCCTTTTTTGTAGGCGCCTTCCAGCGTTGGGAAAACAAAAATCGGAAATTTGGCGTAGCCATCAGTGCAGATTCGCTCTACAGTATCGCCAATATTGGCGTTGCTAAAACGTTGCGCAATAATGTCAAAATAAGCAGGCAGATCAACCACCGAATCACCGATCGCAGGGATCGAATCTTGTAGAATAAAGTCCGTAAAATACTGCTTTAATTCGTCATCGCGCATGGCTTCATCAAAGTAGGTAAGGCCTTTTAATGCTGCTTGATACGTTACGCAAGTATGGCCCGCGTTTAAAATGCGAATTTTAGCTTCTTCAAAGGGCACCACGTCTTTCACGAATTGCACGCCAACGAGGTCAAGAGCGGGTTTATCACCGGCAAACTTATCTTCTACCACCCATTGGATGAAGTCTTCCCCCATGACTGTCATGTCGTCATCGACACCGAAGCGAGAACGGACATCGTCTATGTGTTGCTGGCTTGGCTTAGGTGTAATTCGATCCACCATAGAGCAAGGAAAAGACACGTTTTGTTTTACCCATTCAGATAAAGCCGAATCTTGCTTAGCGTCTAAAAACTGCATTAGCCCAGTTTCGAGTAGCTCACCGTTATGACGAAGGTTATCACAGCATAATAGAGTGATTTTTGCCTTGGATGTTTCGCTTCGCAGTTTAAGTCCAGCATAAAGAAACGCATAAAGCGTATTGCGAGCACCTTCTACATCGGCCTTGATTGCAGGATGTTCTAGCATCAAACGGCGATTTTCATCAAGGTAATAACCACCTTCTGTCACTGTGGATGTGACAAGCTGTGTCTTCGCGTCCGCAAGTGCTGAGTCAACTTCTTCAGGTGCTTGTGCACCGTCAATTTGCTTAACAATAGAGCGAATGTGCTCATAGTCTGTCTTGCCATCAGCCGCCATGGTTTTTAAAACGTATTCGCCCTTTTGCTTAATAAAACGATCGAAAACGTGGCTGTCTTGTGGGCGAATATTGACACCAATAATCCCCCAGTTTTGCTGATTGGCATGAGTTAATAGTCGATCAATGTACACCGCTTGGTGGGCACGATGAAACGCGCCTACACCCAAATGGACGATACCAGCTTGAATCGTTTCTTTTGTATAATTCTGAGCTGAAAGCTGTTCCGCATTGGAGACGGCTTGTAAATAATTAGCCATACTAGGCCTCCTCTGGAATAACAGAGATGACACGATCATTTTCGTTAAACAAAATGGCTTCTGACATGTCAATTTTGAGGCTGACTTCTTGTCCGTCTTTTAGCTCTGTTCGAGCCGGGGCCTTGATGATAATGGTTTGATCGCTAGATAATTGAAGGTGCGCGTAGGCTTCGGAGCCGAGGTGTTCAACCAATTCAATGCGACCAGATAAATCGCCGCCTTCCTCTACCAACGACATATGCTCCGGGCGAATACCAACAACAACCGAATCTGGCAGCGGGCCTTTTAAGCGGTTAGCAGGGAAGAGAATTTGCTGACCAAGTAATTCAATGGCTAGATTATCTTCTTGGCGGACTATTTTATTCGCGGCGATTAAGTTCATTTTTGGCGTGCCTATGAACTCAGCAACAAAGCGGTTATTTGGCTGGCGATAAAGTTCCAGCGGTGTACCAACTTGTTCAATTTGGCCTGCATTTAAAATCACTACTCGGTCAGCTAAGGTCATGGCTTCAACCTGATCGTGCGTGACATAAATCATCGTCGTGCCGAGCTTTTTATGAAGACGAGCGAGTTCCAAACGCATTTGCACACGCAGTGCGGCGTCTAGGTTGGATAGTGGTTCATCGAACAAGAATACTTTTGGCTGACGAACAATAGCGCGACCAATGGCAACACGTTGTCGTTGACCACCAGATAGCTCTTTGGGTTTACGTTCTAACAAAGGGTCAAGCTGCAAAGATGCAGACACAGAGCGTACTTTCTCTTTGATTTCAGCATCCGATACTTTGGCGAGACGAAGAGCGAACGAAAGGTTATCGGCCACCGTCATGTGTGGATACAAAGCATAAGACTGGAACACCATGGCGAGATCGCGTTTTGATGATGCCACTTCAGTAATATCTCTGCCATCTAGTTCAATACTTCCACCTGTACTGGACTCAAGACCCGCGATAGTTCTCAATAAAGTGGATTTACCACAGCCAGATGGTCCAACGAAGACGACGAATTCACCTTCCGTAATACTTAGATTAATGCCGCGCAATGCGTGGTAGCTGTCATAGTGTTTTTGTAGATCAGTGATCGCTAAGTAAGTCATAAAAAAGCTTCCTAATAATTATTTTACGGCGCCGAATGTAAGGCCTTGGACTAATTGTTTTTGACAGAACCAACCGAAAATGACGATCGGTGCACAAGCAAGCGTGGAGGCTGCAGATAGCTTCGCCCAGAACAAGCCTTCAGGGCTTGAGTAAGAGGCGATCATCGCGGTTAATGGCGCGGCATCGGATGCGGTTAAGTTAAGAGACCAAAAAGCTTCGTTCCAACACAGTACGATGGATAAAAGAGCTGTTGATGAAATGGCGCCAACGGAAAGAGGTAGCACTACTTTGATGACTTCATCCCAAGGCGTGGCACCGTCCATTCGAGCCGCTTCAAGGATTTCTTTTGGCAAATCTTTGAAGTAGGAGAACAGCATCCATACGATAATGGGCAAGTTCATCAGAGTGAAAATGATCACCAAAGCGGTTTTTGAATCTAATAAACCATAGTCTCTGCAAAGGATATAAATAGGGACTAATACGCCGACTGCTGGCAGCATTTTAGTAGAGAGCATCCATAGCAAAATGTCTTTGGTACGTTTTCCTGGGAAAAATGCCATGGAGTAAGCCGCAGGGATGGCAATAACCAAAGCGATTATGGTCGAGCCAAATGACGTGACGACGGAGTTCCATGCGTGATGAATGTAGTCACTGCGCTCTTGAACGATTCGGAAGTTATCCAGTGTTGGTTCAAAGAACAGCGATGGTGGAACAGATATCGCCTGTAATTCGGTTTTAAAGGAGGTAATAAACATCCAAAAAATCGGGAAAAATAGCACCAATGCGACTGTCCATGCGAACAAGCCAGTCAGAATGGTTTTGAGTTTGCGTTGTTGATTAAGAGTCATCGTATTCACCTCACACCGTCAAGTTTTTGCCAACGGCACGAATTAAGAAAAAGGCCACGATATTGGCAAGCAATACGGCAAATAAACCACCTGCAGAAGCCACACCAACGTCATATTGAAGAAGCGCTTGGTTATAAATTAAATACGCTAGGTTCGTACTGTCGTAACCTGGGCCGCCGCCAGTGGAGACGAAGATTTCAGCAAATACCGCTAATAGGAAGATGGTTTCTATCATCACCACCACGGCAATTGGGCGTGCAAGGTGGGGAATCGTTAAATAGCGGAAGATGTGCCAACCTGTCGCACCGTCCATTTGGGCTGCTTCTTTTTGTTCCGTGTCTTGGGATTGCAGAGCGGTAACAAATACTAGGATGGCAAAAGGTAACCATTGCCAGCTGACCATGATAATGATGGAGACTAATGGGTAACTGGATAACCAATCTATGGGTTCAAAGCCCAGTGATTCCGATATCCATGCAAAAATGCCATAGACCGGATTCATCATCA from Marinomonas rhizomae harbors:
- a CDS encoding carbohydrate ABC transporter permease, which gives rise to MTLNQQRKLKTILTGLFAWTVALVLFFPIFWMFITSFKTELQAISVPPSLFFEPTLDNFRIVQERSDYIHHAWNSVVTSFGSTIIALVIAIPAAYSMAFFPGKRTKDILLWMLSTKMLPAVGVLVPIYILCRDYGLLDSKTALVIIFTLMNLPIIVWMLFSYFKDLPKEILEAARMDGATPWDEVIKVVLPLSVGAISSTALLSIVLCWNEAFWSLNLTASDAAPLTAMIASYSSPEGLFWAKLSAASTLACAPIVIFGWFCQKQLVQGLTFGAVK
- a CDS encoding carbohydrate ABC transporter permease — translated: MKRSITRLLMAPSVIMLLVWMIIPLSMTIYFSTIRYNLLYPGQNNFVGWMNFEFFITDPGFIPAVSNTLILLLSVLIITVVLGVMLSALIDKPFFGQGIVRVLLISPFFIMPTVNALIWKNMMMNPVYGIFAWISESLGFEPIDWLSSYPLVSIIIMVSWQWLPFAILVFVTALQSQDTEQKEAAQMDGATGWHIFRYLTIPHLARPIAVVVMIETIFLLAVFAEIFVSTGGGPGYDSTNLAYLIYNQALLQYDVGVASAGGLFAVLLANIVAFFLIRAVGKNLTV
- a CDS encoding ABC transporter ATP-binding protein, which gives rise to MTYLAITDLQKHYDSYHALRGINLSITEGEFVVFVGPSGCGKSTLLRTIAGLESSTGGSIELDGRDITEVASSKRDLAMVFQSYALYPHMTVADNLSFALRLAKVSDAEIKEKVRSVSASLQLDPLLERKPKELSGGQRQRVAIGRAIVRQPKVFLFDEPLSNLDAALRVQMRLELARLHKKLGTTMIYVTHDQVEAMTLADRVVILNAGQIEQVGTPLELYRQPNNRFVAEFIGTPKMNLIAANKIVRQEDNLAIELLGQQILFPANRLKGPLPDSVVVGIRPEHMSLVEEGGDLSGRIELVEHLGSEAYAHLQLSSDQTIIIKAPARTELKDGQEVSLKIDMSEAILFNENDRVISVIPEEA
- a CDS encoding mannitol dehydrogenase family protein, with translation MANYLQAVSNAEQLSAQNYTKETIQAGIVHLGVGAFHRAHQAVYIDRLLTHANQQNWGIIGVNIRPQDSHVFDRFIKQKGEYVLKTMAADGKTDYEHIRSIVKQIDGAQAPEEVDSALADAKTQLVTSTVTEGGYYLDENRRLMLEHPAIKADVEGARNTLYAFLYAGLKLRSETSKAKITLLCCDNLRHNGELLETGLMQFLDAKQDSALSEWVKQNVSFPCSMVDRITPKPSQQHIDDVRSRFGVDDDMTVMGEDFIQWVVEDKFAGDKPALDLVGVQFVKDVVPFEEAKIRILNAGHTCVTYQAALKGLTYFDEAMRDDELKQYFTDFILQDSIPAIGDSVVDLPAYFDIIAQRFSNANIGDTVERICTDGYAKFPIFVFPTLEGAYKKGRTPVKTIQGIASWFAFIQLSSQGKLNTPYHEPNKASLASFSNDEMGIRAFATDRFLWGNVPTEFPDFVTQLSEAIQTSMAKYA
- a CDS encoding helix-turn-helix domain-containing protein: MSNTAKRITPEYEIVEDNETIRYLEHGYPCDLIRWHAHDDYELHFIVATSGKVFVGDYIGNYSPGQLILTGPRLPHNWICQHDQEDVQLRDMVIRFDHESFSNGMKIIPELAEILPMLARAKSGIEFFDQDHEYLKDIFQKVRDSSGLSRLILALPLLQKLAQSRSYRLLSTVQIDLKSSETLQRKINTVVDYVSQNYGQDITLSSVASLIGMSDSHFSRFFKKATGNRFIEFVNRVRVSRACSLLTETDQQIATICFQVGFNNVANFNRRFHELKGVTPRDFRTQSNIHIEGTAPVS